AAAAGGCCCAAGTACATATTCACCGTGACAGATCAATTCCAACAAACCTTTCAATTCTACACAATCTCAAATGTACATAAACCACATTATTGGGAAGACCTTCAATACTGGGTTTATATGAAATCATGTGATGAACATGAACCGTTCAAGAAACTACAACCATCAACAAgcaaaatattaacaataacGTATCAAATACAGTTTccaaactttaatttttacttcaaaagaaTGGTGAATGGAGTCACATACAGGAAATGAAAAGAGCCTGGATCACTGGaagaatacattaaaaaattaggataTATATCCGCAGGAGACGAAGTTTTTGCAGGGGACACAGGTGGAGGAGGGAGGATGATGCCATTAAAGAAGGTTAAGAGGAATAGAGAGAGATGAAATCGTACCCTGGGGGCACCAATTCCAGGTGTCCGACAGCAAATGCACCAAGTAACCGAAATTGGGCCTTAACATCGACCTATTTATGCCTTCCAAGTGGTGGGTACAAGAGAAAGGGAAATTCACCTTGACGTGGGAGTGTAGAGAATCCCATATAACTGTTATCCGTTCGGCAGCGCTGGTCCTGAACGCATATGGTACGGGTGGCTCCCAATATCCTGTTGGACCCCTTTCTGCTTTCAAACCACCCATGTGCTTTCGATTTGGACTCCCCAACCTCCTCTACGCGTTCCCGCGGTGGGTGGATTGTTGGGCCTCTGACTACCTACGGCTCATATTTGGTAGTCATGGTCCACGTATTTATTGCTTCACAAATCCCAGTTATTAAAGACAACAGTGAATCGGAGCAAAAAACTTGTACATAGCTGAAACAGTAAAAGCTTCACTCCAATATGTACACCTACTCAATCAGTCNAACAGTAAAAGCTTCACTCCAATATGTACACCTACTCAATCACACATACTCGCTCAATTAGGCCAGATTCGTTTACAAGTTGCATACACATAACTCATGATAAACATAACtgattataattcaaaatttgggaGGTGCCTTGCATTTGATGCACGCGACCTAGACATGATAAACAGTTCACAATCACAGCATTCAACATAGCTACCAAGTAGAAAAGTAAACAAAATGAATCAACAGTTATGTTGCACATTCACTAAAAGCCCCTCCATGCTTACCCTTTCCACTGATTTACAAAGTCCTCTTTTTTGATGATGAGACATCCTGCTTTGGatatcttttccttttcttttcctgttTCTTGAATGATTTTCCAACAACAGACGGTTGTTGCTTCAACGCAAAGCTCTTTGCTACATGCCCTAAATGAAGTTTCTTCACCACAAAAATTCTTTTCAACTCACCACGATGAGCAGTATATGCACGAACCCAAGAGCAAAATGCTTTCTGGGCCAACTTCATCATTCCTGGCTGATGAAAGCAATGCAAACATATTAAAGTAATCCCGAAATAAggctaaaaataatttaataacaaaNATGAAAGCAATGCAAACATATTAAAGTAATCCCGAAATaaggttaaaaataatttaataacaaaaaggaaaagctaaaaaaacaaaaaacagaaaaaagcaAATAATTCTTTTGAAACGCTGGGGGTGCATTTTTGGAAGTCCATTACTTCTTTACTCTTGAAAACAGGAAAATCAATAGAATGTTTGGTGTGTACAGAACATTCTATCATGCAAAGAAAGGAGAACAAACGATCTCTTTGAGTTCCAGAAGACTTGTGTTGAGCTCAATATGTGGCTACCAGTTAACTGATGTTAGAATTGAAAACACTcaatgagagaaaataaatggagtagtgaatatttctttttctttgttagaCTTGCACCTGGCTGAAGCATAGATGATATCTCATTAGTATTCGATAAAGTACCtcatatgaacaaaaaagacaaattaTTGACCACAATCTAAGAATGCTGTATAATTGAAGTAACAAATAGAAAGACATCAAAAGAGACatgaacataactcaactgGTTAGGAAGTCAGAGATTCAATCCTTCCACTCTCACACTCACATGTTGAATTCCAGAGGAGAAAAAACCGAAGGAATGAGAGGTAATTAATACTCAAAAAGAATTTAGGAGGGATTGAgtcattttcatcaaaggcCAGACCACATGAAGAGTGAAGGTAGGAAATTGCTGGATAAGGGACAAAAATTTAAGTCCATGCATGTTTATATTCACTCACGACATCCTGAGAAGTTTGatacaatttttataaaaatttactaaatatcaACAATATCTTCATGAAAGGTTGTCCTAGTATATGTTCCTGATTCCAGGGAAAGTGAACATTTACATTAACGTACAATTATGTGGCTTAACAGTTTGTGTcctatttactatttattgtcaatttacattttcttAGTTCAAGGCTTCCACTTTCTGTTAGGGTACTATGAGGATTCTATGACAACCAAAATAGTCTTGATTTTGGAGGTGAAACCAGGAAGTTAAGAAGGCTCAATGTTTTGACATAAACAATAATAGCAAAGGGATTGGAAAGACTCATTTCATTTGTACTCATTCTTGATACATAACAGAACCACAATGAAAGCCTACAAATGAAATCATGTCATTTTAGATTCTAGAATAAAACCTAAAAGTGAAGTACCTTCGAAgcaaaaaacaacaaaaatggagaatgaaATCATTAGCCAATTCTTTTCATGAAAGTGTGTTATTCATGAATCAAGGTTACAATAATGCAgagttcttaaaaaaaaaaaacagaagttGATGCCTTGTGTTTATATTAAACATCTCTAAATGAAAATTCTAAGAATGATCGAATGCATTGTCAAATCATAGCAATTtcaccaacttttttttttttttttttttttttttttttttttttttttttttttttttaaaaaaaaagaagctccCCCAGGCAAAGACAATGTGACATGTCAttcatattaatgaaattaagcACTTGTCAGAAGGCTCCTATACTCTGAAACTGTTAATTAGACCAAAAGAGAAGAGGGATGGTGAAAAGAACTACCTCAGCTGCAATAAACGATTCGACTGCCCTCTGCAAGAACATGATCCAGGAATGTGATTCTAAAGAAACGAACTTCTCTACAAAGTGCTTCCTGCCACGAACCGGAAAACTATCCAACACCTTGACAAGAGGATATTCAGTAAGAGATACACCATGATTCCGCAAATCTTGCAAATAATCTATTTCAGTTGGTTGTAGGAATAGCAATGAATCTCCTCTTTCACCTAAGCGAGCTGTTCTTCCAACCCTGCATCAGGATATTCACAAATGTAAATGCTAGATGAATTGGACTTGAGTAGTTGATAAAGCAGGCCCCGGAAGCCAACTAATAAGGAATTTTGTCATCACCCCGCTGGTGAAATATCATAGCTACACGTGCACTCTATTAATACCAACTTACTGCATGATTTGTAggaaataattgaaagatCACTTGATATAGGTGttaggttttttaaaataatttaaagatcaCCTTATTTAGAAGAAGAGTACTAATAATACAGAAGAAGAGTACCAACAagtagaaataaataataaagagagcattttctttctcaaaaaGTAAGTGCAGTTACCTATGCACATACTCAATTGCCTCTCCTGGAGGATCATATTGAATAATACATCTAACATTTGGAAAATCTAAGCCCCTAGCAGCAATATCAGTGGATAGAAGAAGAGCAAGCTTCTCTGATTTGAAGGCCTGAAATGTTGTTCTCCGATCCTCCGGCTTCATGCTCCCATGCAACCGGAAAATCTTGCATTTAAGGAACAAATGTTCAGACCTCGGTTCTGATTCTGAAGAGGAGAATTTAAATCCACCAAACAGGGAGTAGTGGAAATCTACAGCATCACATGTTGAAAAGAGCACCAAAGTCTGTAAACAAGTTAGTAACAATGGAGtcatgaaagaagaaaaggttaataataatagttcaCAAAATAGTAATCAAAATGAGAAGTAACTAAGTAATTTTGTTACCTTCTGGCAACTATAGCCATcgtgtaaaataaaaaataacactaACTCGTTTATAAGCTTCTTGGAGGATCAACACTTAATTATCTCAAATATATCCCACATTAGTTCTATCTAGAATTATCTTGGAGGTTGTAAACAAATATTCCAAGATATTCTATAAACATCTTAGAATCTCTTGGACTCTATAAGGAATTCTCTAGAAAATCTTAATCCCTTTAGATTCAGTTAGATTTACAAAAGAGAGATGGTACAGCCAAGGGTCCACGTATTGAAGGCTAGTATTTCCACTCCAATTATCCTTCCAAAAGTGTGTATTGTTACCATTTCAGACCTTGATGGAAATATGGGAACAGACAACAGCTTTCAATTTATCAATAGATTTCCAAGGCCCTCtggatgaatttaaaattatagttgGTGGTTTTAGGTCAAAGTGGCAAGATCCATATTTAGCAACAATAACCATCCTCCACAAAGCCTCTTTTTCAAGGTGGAAACGCCAAATCCATTTTGCAGGAAGAGAGGCATTTCTGTTATAAATCTCTGATTTCGAGTCCACCTTCTTCAATTGGGGCCTTCACAACTTCCCATTTTAAGAGATGGTTGCCTTTTTGTTCAATACTACCTTTCCAGAAAAAAAGTTCTAAGAAGTTTCTCTAAACTGTAGGCCACCTTTGTTGGAGCTTTGAAAAgatatcaataataaatagagaggttttaaaatgtagcATGAATCGACCGCTTGGATAGGTAAGTTCCGAAACACAAGTCTTTCTAAACTTTCTCAAAAATCAGGTCCCAAAAGGATGATGAGCTAGGCTTACCATTAAGGGGTAAGCCAAGGTAAGTATTTAGCCACTTGCCCATTTTGCACCCAAACCAGCTACCAAGATAAGATAGTTGCTGATTACCGAAACCAATTCCCatagtttcaaatttgttcAGTTTATATTAAGGCCCAAAGCTTCctccaaatatttaataatgcaGAAAAGGTTGTCACCTCCTTTGTATGGAGAAAAGGATGGTGTCATCCCCAAATTCATATTAGATGATCAATGGAAGAGCATAGATATCTTTGCCAATCGGAAAACCTTTGATCAATCACCATGATGAAGAGGAAGGGGGATCCCCTTAGCGTAAACCCCTAGTGGCTCTGATCCTGCCTCTAGGCTTGCCATTGATAATGATAAAGTAGTTGGCAGTTGAGTTACAACCTTGAATCCATCTTCTCCATTTGATCCTAAAACCCTCGACACAAAGGATTTCATCCAGAAAATTCCAATCAACCATGTCAAAAGCCTTTTCAACATCAAGCTTGANCCTCGACACAAAGGATTTCATCCAGAAAATTCCAATCAACCAAGTCAAAAGCCTTTTCAACATCAAGCTTAATGGCCATCCCTTTCtctgttttccttttccattcACCAGTTAACACATTAGCAATAAGAGATGCATCCAAAAGTAGCGgattgaagaaaatcaaatatagtaaaagacaAGACTTTAATCTCTCAGATAACCTCGTGATCTTGCAAGGACATGAGGTGAGACTAATGGGTCTAAAATCCCCCACAAGTTTAGCTCCAATCTTCTAGGGGATGAGACAGATATGTTTCATTAAGGCTCACATTAATGGTGGCattcctaaaaaaataattgaacgCTCTTTTAGTGCCCATAGCATTGACAGCTTTACAAATCTCATCTTTGGCAAAAGGTTCTTCCAACTGATCACTTGGTAAGTCCGTTAGAGGACTCCAATTAGGGATATCAGGCAAATATGCAAATGGTTATAGAAGTCTAcaaattcatcttcttcattatcAGAAACATTCAACAAACACACCCGTGCTCAAAAGAATTTCACCAATTGTACGTTTCCTTCTATTTTCAGCCACAAACCTATGGAAGAGAGCAGGATTTTCATCACCATCAACTTGACTTCTTCCCATGCTGATAGAGTAAGAAGATCAATTTTGATAACTATTGTTCTTTGGATAGATCATTTTTGATGATTTACAAGATATACATCATAAGCAGAAAGACTTGGTGCATTAGAACTGACAAATGAAAACTAATTCACATCAGATGAAAACATGATCAAAGCTCCTCTTCTATTCTTGCAATCAAGACAAACATGAAGTGAGAGATGAACGAAGGGCTTTTTGAATGTTGTCTTTATTGAAGCTCTTGAGTCTTGAAGGCAGGGAATGAAGTAAGAATACATCCTAATTATTAGGCAGTTTGCCTCTCCAAATATATCCTTCCATTTTTGGGCAGTTTGCCTCTACAAATATCCTCACACAACTCTTCCTAGAGATGCAACAAAAAGTACTAAGATAGAGTGACACAAGAGTAGAGAGCCACATTACTTTTATTGCATTTGTGTGCATTATTCTATAACTGCTCAGAacatgataaaaataaaaccttttTTACGAGTGATAATACTAAATCTTCCACCTAAACATAAGTATTGAATCGTCTTTACCTTCTCGAAGCAGTCTCTCTCAAACAAATACTTCAGAACAGAAAAAAGCACAGCCAACCGAGAAGCACACGGTGCtgcaaacaaaaaattaatcacaaGTGTACATGTTAGATGCAGCATGAATAGGAGggcaaaagaacaaaaaggacCAAACATTATACAACCAAGCATCAAAGGAGAAAATCTCTAAAAATCCTCAAAGGGATGCTTTTTATGATGTAGGATAACTAGTGAGGACTTGTTTGGTATGCaatcaggaaaaaaaaattgaaaacaagaaatttaatGAAACTAAGTTGTATTTCATGTTTCCAAATGTGTTTGGTAGCATTTACAAAAATTGAaccctaatttaaataattgttcaAAAGGTGTTTTATAATATACTTATAAACCATAAAGTCGTAGTTACCCACTAAATATTAGGTTGAATATAAACTAtcgttaattaattttgattattattttacaatatcatatagtttataatatattatattatatatcagACTGAACTATGTTATTTTGGCGGGTAGCTACTCTTTTTCCAGCCATCAGCCCCTTTCATCGGGTTGCTATTATACAAATTTCATGCAACCAAACAATCAAAGGACATCTCCAAAAATCATCGAAGGAATGTTTATTAGGATTCAAAAGGTAAGCCAATAACATGAGATTAACCCTTGTTGAGAGGGGATTAGTGGTTAGCCTACAGCCTACTAACTAGGTAAacaactaacaaaaaaaattagaacaattaaccatttaaatgaaaattacaaaaaaattactaattatgttacattaaaacaaaaccaatAGTCTGAGACAACAAAGAGGCAAACCAAATAAAACTCAAAGATCTACATGCAAGCACCACAGTTGTAGATGACCTAAGAAAGGAAATTTCATGGCTCTgcacaaaaatacaaaagggATGCACTGGATAGTCAATTCAATGTCAAAGTAACATGGATCCAATCCTCTGCACTCATGAATACCATGTGaaagttcataaaataaaacttttaatcaAATTACCTTGCACGTAACTCTGAACTAACTGGGTTGGTATTTTATAATCTGCAATTAAGTTCTTTTCCTTCCTTGTGGGCTGGGCTTCATCATTTATGTCATGTCCCAAAAATCGACCATGTTCAGATGGTTGAAATTCAAGGGCATTGTTGCCAGCATCAAGACCAATCATAATGGGATTCTCTAAACTAATTTTGGCAAAACAGTTTACTTTTTCGTTTAAGGTGGCCGAAAAAAGCAAATTCTGCTGCGGGAATTCAAAACTTGAAGTGCCATTATCCTTATTGACAATATTCTTCCTCGAGCCCAAATGATCCAGTATTTCCTCAACTTCTTTGCCACATCCTAATTCGAAAATTCTGTATAGATGCACAAGTTTCATGTAGAAGAGTGAAAAATAAGAGGACCGATCCAGAATGCATTGTACTAAAAAGCAGAGAGTAACCATACCTATCTGCCTCATCAAACACTATCCAATGCAAATTTGAGTACAAAAAGGATGATGTGTTCTTTAGGTGATCCAAGAGCCGACCTGGCGTTGCAACTAAAATTGATATACCTGAGCACAGACCATAAAAAAATTGGCATGTTAGCCATAGTGGTTTTTAGTGTTTAgggtatcgtcgtcagcctcacagttttaaaaagcGTTTGTTAGGANACCTGAGCACAGACCATAAAAAAATTGGCATGTTAGCCATAGCGGTTTTTAGTGTTTAgggtatcgtcgtcagcctcacggtttcaagggtttagggtttagggtatcgtcgtcagcctcacagttttaaaatgcgctTGTtaggaggtttccacacccttataaggaatgcttccttcacctcttcaaccgatatgggatctcacataaaacacaacaaaataaacatgtttttgatattaaaaataaagcacAATGTCCCCCCATCCTTNaaccgatatgggatctcacatgaagcacaacaaaataaacatgtttttgatattaaaaataaagcacAATGTCCCCCCATCCTTCTAGGGAGTTCTCTTGCTACTAGTTCTTCCATAGTTTATCTACACCTTTCTCTGTTAAATTCCAAAGTAGGTTAAGGTATTTTACATGGCCAGTTTTACCTCAAAGAGCTATTTTATTTCCTATACTTTCAAACGATCAAATTTGGTTTGCGtaattttaacaaatcttaaaattaatctCTACTATTAGTTTATTGTTaacttttcaataataataaaaaaaaaagtagtcaCTATTAGCCTTCTCGctataaattttggaaacaAATCCAAATCATATCTTTTATTTCCACAAATGGAAATGATATCATTATTGTACCaagtttgataaaattaacttCAATATCTTATCATATTGAAGTTAAAACTAACAATAAGGActaatttaaagatttatagAACTACCTAGAATAAATTTGGACATTTGAAAGCAggactaaaatttaataagacTCAAGCATATGAActaaaatggtattttaacataaatcaaacaaaacagcAAACCGACTAAACCGAAAAATCATTTTGGTTTGGCCCAATTTTGTCAGTTTCATTGTGCATCCCTAATTATCGCCATCCAATTACTACAATTATAGCTATGAAGTCGTTAtgctaaaaatttattaaatgaaataatttttttcccaAAAGACCANTATCGCCATCCAATTACTACAATTATAGCTATGAAGTCGTTAagctaaaaatttattaaatgaaataatttttttcccaAAAGACCAGCAAACACATACACATTGTCATGGAACAAAGCTAACTTACATCAAAATGAAATGGTAATTCCATAACTTAAACTATGATTATCCTACCTTTCCGCAACCTGGCTTTCTCCTTCGACCGACTTTCCCCGCCTGTTATGTAACCAGGGACAATCCAATGATAACGATGTAATAATTTCTGTAGAGTTTCATAGACCTGCATGCATAGCTCTCGCGTTGGTACCAGAACCAACGCTATGGCCAAATAATTTGTTAGATTCAAATAAACATGGGAGATATCAAGTATGTCTGTGAGTGAGAGATAGTTCAACAATACTGCCAATGTACAAAAGTTTGTTCTAGCTATAGCTTTCTTCAGTTTGGTTTCAGGcttttgaaattcaattaattttcagctttttctttcaatgaaTGTCGATTGAtacttttacataattatttgatttcgTCAATGAAATTTTGTCTCTCTTTGGATTGTAGAGTGATGGAACTTGCTCTGTCAGGTTCTTCTATTCCGTTTGGTCCTGCACCTATCCTAATGCTCTTGATTGCATGAAATTCTCTTCACAAGAAATCCAGAACTTTGTGATCTAATTAGAAACCTCAGCGAAAATCCTAGAACGAGAGGGTAGTGTTTGATCCCCTTCAGGAAGGGAGGCATTGGTCTCTAGTTTATTGGTTTCTTGATGAACTCGCTTGtttccttttaaatatatataaataaaattaaataagtggGCAGAGgcaaaattgagaaattacTACTGTTACGCACAGAAAGTTCCATCGGCCCGCTGAATCCTACGATCGGACTTCTGCAAGTGATGGATGATGGGAACCAAATACGCAACAGTTTTGCCAGTGCCCGTGGCCGCATTAACAAGACTACAGGAAGAAGTTAAGAAAACTTACAGAAGCACTGCAAATGTCAAAAGATAGATGTGCCATTCAATGAATTTCCACGTGATAAAGATAATCAATGTCCAGATATCCCCTTTTTGTATTCGTAcgcatttttcttcaatgtaATCAGtttattatcaaaatataaacACGCGCATCGCAATCAACTATATATCAACTAAAAGAAGTTATGTTCGAAGGATACACATGACGCCCAGATAAAATAGCCGGAATTGCTTGAGCCTGTACAAGCGTAGGAACTTCAAAACCCATTTTATCTGTTACAATCGAAGAAAAAACAACACCGGAAGATGCAGGCCAAGATTAGAATCAATACAATTAACCGAATACGCTAAACCCTCAAAAACTATTACAGTAGATTGTAGAATGATTAGCATAACAGAAAGCAGATTATAAAAGGAGGCGATGAAGGAAGAGAACAAAGTCGGCACACAACACACCTCGGAGTTCGTCGCATAAAGTAGCGTGCAGACCGAGGCTGGCGAAAGTACAAGAAGCAAAAATCTCATCCTCTTTAACCATTTTCTTCGTCGTTGTTTTCATCCCTTCGTTCATAACTTCGATGCTGCTATTGATCGCAGGAGCTCAGACTGCACTACGGGGCGGCTGCTTCTAAGTTCCGAGTGTGGCGAACTTTCACCCTAATGTTTCTCACGGCAGCTTATTTTCGTCAGCGATTCCGTACGAACGGCAACATTTTGGAAAGTGGTAAAAATATGAGTTTACCCGAAACCCGAAACCCGAAACCCGAAACCCGAAACCCAAAGCCCTAAATcccaaacc
The nucleotide sequence above comes from Cucurbita pepo subsp. pepo cultivar mu-cu-16 chromosome LG11, ASM280686v2, whole genome shotgun sequence. Encoded proteins:
- the LOC111805428 gene encoding DEAD-box ATP-dependent RNA helicase 17 isoform X2, with the protein product MNEGMKTTTKKMVKEDEIFASCTFASLGLHATLCDELRDKMGFEVPTLVQAQAIPAILSGRHVLVNAATGTGKTVAYLVPIIHHLQKSDRRIQRADGTFSLVLVPTRELCMQVYETLQKLLHRYHWIVPGYITGGESRSKEKARLRKGISILVATPGRLLDHLKNTSSFLYSNLHWIVFDEADRIFELGCGKEVEEILDHLGSRKNIVNKDNGTSSFEFPQQNLLFSATLNEKVNCFAKISLENPIMIGLDAGNNALEFQPSEHGRFLGHDINDEAQPTRKEKNLIADYKIPTQLVQSYVQAPCASRLAVLFSVLKYLFERDCFEKTLVLFSTCDAVDFHYSLFGGFKFSSSESEPRSEHLFLKCKIFRLHGSMKPEDRRTTFQAFKSEKLALLLSTDIAARGLDFPNVRCIIQYDPPGEAIEYVHRVGRTARLGERGDSLLFLQPTEIDYLQDLRNHGVSLTEYPLVKVLDSFPVRGRKHFVEKFVSLESHSWIMFLQRAVESFIAAEE
- the LOC111805428 gene encoding DEAD-box ATP-dependent RNA helicase 17 isoform X1; its protein translation is MNEGMKTTTKKMVKEDEIFASCTFASLGLHATLCDELRDKMGFEVPTLVQAQAIPAILSGRHVLVNAATGTGKTVAYLVPIIHHLQKSDRRIQRADGTFSLVLVPTRELCMQVYETLQKLLHRYHWIVPGYITGGESRSKEKARLRKGISILVATPGRLLDHLKNTSSFLYSNLHWIVFDEADRIFELGCGKEVEEILDHLGSRKNIVNKDNGTSSFEFPQQNLLFSATLNEKVNCFAKISLENPIMIGLDAGNNALEFQPSEHGRFLGHDINDEAQPTRKEKNLIADYKIPTQLVQSYVQAPCASRLAVLFSVLKYLFERDCFEKTLVLFSTCDAVDFHYSLFGGFKFSSSESEPRSEHLFLKCKIFRLHGSMKPEDRRTTFQAFKSEKLALLLSTDIAARGLDFPNVRCIIQYDPPGEAIEYVHRVGRTARLGERGDSLLFLQPTEIDYLQDLRNHGVSLTEYPLVKVLDSFPVRGRKHFVEKFVSLESHSWIMFLQRAVESFIAAEPGMMKLAQKAFCSWVRAYTAHRGELKRIFVVKKLHLGHVAKSFALKQQPSVVGKSFKKQEKKRKRYPKQDVSSSKKRTL